In Argiope bruennichi chromosome 4, qqArgBrue1.1, whole genome shotgun sequence, a single window of DNA contains:
- the LOC129965900 gene encoding sulfotransferase 1 family member D1-like translates to MKMSQFGMPPANIIDGLRVPHVFTAESVRSAIQYQPKSDDLFLVTYPKCGTTWAQQILSLIFSQGIPEHSLGEGPFLELKGAQAVETMQRPGFIKTHLPFKLVPWSEEAKYIYIARNPKDCCVSYYYHHLSHRFDGDFNDFFELFFKGDINFGDYFEHLLGWYEHRNDPNFLFLTYEEMKENPDTTVLKMASFIDNEKYAEPLRKDSEKLNSVLKYSSFQYMKEIANENSEDKPKSSEEQSSNSDHSEKTDASSQMGENEFKKGNAGKSISARLVRKGIVGDWRNHFSKEQSKRMDEKFTEKTKGTNIADLWIKCM, encoded by the exons ATGAAAATGTCGCAGTTTGGAATGCCACCTGCCAATATCATTGACGGTCTTCGCGTGCCTCACGTATTCACTGCTGAATCCGTCCGTTCGGCCATCCAATACCAGCCAAAATCCGATGATCTGTTCCTCGTCACCTACCCGAAATGTGGCACTACATGGGCACAACAGATCCTCTCCCTTATATTCAGTCAAGGGATCCCAGAACATTCCTTAGGTGAAGGCCCTTTCTTAGAACTGAAAG GTGCTCAGGCAGTTGAAACTATGCAGCGACCTGGATTCATCAAAACTCACCTCCCCTTCAAATTGGTTCCATGGTCTGaggaagcaaaatatatttatatcgcCAGGAATCCCAAGGACTGTTGTGTCTCGTACTATTATCATCATCTGAGCCATCGGTTCGACGgcgattttaatgattttttcgaACTGTTCTTCAAGGGTGACATCAACTTTGGAGATTATTTCGAACATCTTTTAGGATGGTACGAACACAG aAATGATccgaactttctttttttaacttacgaagaaatgaaagaaaatcctgATACGACAGTCCTTAAAATGGCATCTTTCATAGACAACGAAAAATACGCTGAACCGCTACGAAAAGATTCCGAAAAATTGAACAGTGTCCTGAAATATAGCAGTTTTCAGTACATGAAAGAGATTGCGAATGAAAATTCAGAAGATAAGCCCAAATCGTCTGAAGAACAGAGTTCGAATTCTGATCATTCTGAAAAGACTGATGCATCTAGCCAAATGGGAGAGAATGAATTTAAGAAAGGTAATGCTGGTAAATCTATTTCGGCCAGATTAGTCCGTAAGGGAATTGTTGGAGACTGGAGAAATCATTTCTCGAAGGAACAAAGCAAACGCATGGATGAAAAATTCACTGAAAAGACAAAAGGGACGAATATTGCTGATTTGTGGattaaatgcatgtaa